Part of the Citrus sinensis cultivar Valencia sweet orange chromosome 2, DVS_A1.0, whole genome shotgun sequence genome, aaattcaccaGTTAGCTGCTGCAGGACCAACCTGTGATGTATGGAAAACGACTGATTCTGGTCTTGAGAAATCAAAAATAGTCAGCTTTGATCCCTTTGATTTGCCAAGCGATATTAGATCGCTTGCTAGAATTGTTTATTCTGCTCATGGTGGTGAAATTGCTATTGCCCTTCTTCGGGGTGGGGTCCACATTTTTTCCGGTCCAAACTTCGCACCTGTTGATAACTACCAGATTAGTGTTGGATCTGCAATTGCGGCACCTGCCTTTTCTTCTACAAGTTGCTGTTCAGCTTCGGTTTGGCATGACACTAACAAGGACCGCAccatattgaaaataattcgTGTTCTTCCTCCGGCTGTTCCAAGTAGTCAAGTAAAGGCCAACTCATCAACCTGGGAACGTGCGATTGCTGAGAGGTACTATATGAAAGTACTTATCATAAACCTGGTAGGAGTAATTTTTCATGCCTTCCCCTTGATTATATTGGACTGCATATCTAACTATATGAACACTTGTGTATGCATGTCATTCCTCACAACTCTCATTTGAAGTATAAAACTGCAGTATACTGAGAAATACAACTTTTATATACTTGTGTCTGTACAATTTGCCCCGCTTGATGCTGTAGTGAGATTTTCGGTCCAACTTGTAGATGTATAGTGACATCACCAACAAATGACCATTCACATTCAAGTTTCTTTAACAGTTGTACTCTAGACAacttcacattttttttaaaattttttgacaatACATTAAGTTTTTATCCAGTGTCCATTAGAATTTTGTTGTTAGCTAAATGATTGGTTCAGTCTACTTCTGATCTCACTCTCACTTATccgaaaattaaaaattaaggaatCAAATCACTCTAAATGACATTTTGCTGAAACTGGTTATGCAATTTTTATTGCTCTTCAGAAATTGGCTTGGTATGTTGATATTTACtcaaaaatgtaaaatttagaACCGACTCTTAGACTGCAGttgattatttgttaattttgattttatataatatcaaTAGTTTTTGTAAATGATATGCAAGTCTGTTTTTCAGAATTTAGTTCCGGAATTTTGTATGTACAaataatgtgtgtgtgtgtgtgttccATTCCAGGATCCtgaatttgttaaaatccGGGAAAGCGGTTTAATAGCTTTTCCGGTCTCTAGTAAAGTCCAGGATCTTGGACCAGATCAgcactatatatataaccaaaTTAAATCATGTCAAATAATTAACGGATAGCAGTCACTTTAATCTGATGCTTGGTGATGCTGATTATTTCTGTTGTCAAAGCAGGTTTTGGTGGAGCCTTTTGGTTAATGTGGATTGGTGGGATGCTGTTGGCTGTACTCAGAGTGCTGCCGAGGATGGCATTGGTAAGAATGTTTTGACTTAGTtgtaaaattaacaatattttattctggAATAAGGATTTTAATTATCTGGAAAATAatgtcttttattaaaaaaaagtgtataattgtgtatttcttttttatatgctGTCTTCTTGAGAGAATCTCTATGATGATTTGTGATACCTCTCTCTAATGTGGGTGATTATTCTTATATTTCAGTTTCTCTGAACAGTGTCATAGCTGTCTTGGATGCGGATTTTCATTCTCTTCCTTCTATTCAGCACCGACAACAATATGGTCCCGTATGTTTCTTCTAACTCTTGCCATCTCTGCGTCTCATGGTCATTTGTCTTCAAATTGTTAGCTATAACAATGAAAAAAGGTCTTTAagagtattaatttttttttttttccttttgaatagCAATCTCATGATGTTTTATGGATCGTTCGCGCATGGCTAACTGATTCTTTGCCCGTCAAGCTTCTTTCTTAAGTTTGCTTTAGACTGTTCCCTTCTTTCAGCAGTCCTTCCACTTAATTTTGCTGTTCGGGTTTCACCAAATCCTCTAGTCTCTATGTAATTGTGATGTATGCTGATGTTATGTAGCTATCATGATCTAAGTTATCATGCTGTTAAAGCCTTAAAACAACCTTTGATTATCCATTGATTGCATATGATGAATCTGTTGTTGAGTTACATATGCCGAATCCCATCTAGATGGTCTCCATGTTTGTTCATTTCCCCAGCTGACTCAAAATGGGGTCTAATACTTCTATCGGTTGCTTGGAGTTACTCAACAGAATATTTTGAGGTTTTGACCAGGAAAGCACAGAGGATTTCTCCTCTTGGTTACCTGGCTTGACTGCTTCAGCAGAAATCTTAATCAAATTGTTATGCTAGCACTTTTACATGATAATTCATTCATCATTGATACTCATTTAGACCAGGCTCTATCATTTTTGGATAAGCAAACTTCTCTTTTTTCATAGCAGAGCCTAGACAGGATAAAATGCCGACTTTTGGAAGGTACAAATGCTCAAGAAGTTAGGGCAATGGTACTAGATATGCAAGCAAGGTTGTTGCTGGATATGTTGGGGAAAGGAATTGAATCAGCTTTAATAAATCCTTCAGCTTTGGTGCCTGATCCGTGGCAGGCATCTGGTGAGACGTTGTCTGGTATTGATCCTGAAGCGATGGCTGTTGAACCTGCTCTTGTTGCAAGCATTCAGGTCTACATCTATCCGTATTTTGTCCTTTTGTACATTCAGTTCTTGGTCATGTGGAAATTTGTAGTGAAATCAGTTGATGCCTCTGTTATGATTAAGAGAAAACACTAAAATAAGGTTAAGAATTTCGCTGACTGGTATACAAACATGATGGCAGTAACTTGGTGACGTCCTCGATGCACTTGTCTTCATGTTCTTTGCAGCTGGCATTTTTCTTCTAGGTTTTCCTCTTGCAAAAATTTTGTATCTGATATTAGTCAAAGATGTGGAATGGGTTCTTAAGTTGGCTATGTCCATGTTGTTTAAAAGTTAGATTATTTTAGTTGACATGATTGTTTAGTTAATCTATTTGTCATGGCTGTGCAGGCTTATGTTGATGCTGTTTTGGATCTAGCATCACATTTTATCACACGCTTGCGGCGCTATGCAAGTTTTTGTCGAACATTGGCAAGTCATGCTGTTACTGCCGGCACTGGCAGCAATCGCAATATGGTTGCTAGTCCTACCCAAAGTTCTGCAACTCCTGCAGCCAGTCAGGGTCAGTATCCACCTCTCCTCTGATAGGATAACATTGGAGGAAATGGGGCTTATTCCTGTGGAACTCTCAAGTTCTGTAATTCCTGCGTAATTTGAATTGactgaatttcattttatccTATACCATTTGAGCATACTTCGGTCACTGTCATCTAATGAAGAAAGAAGGAACTGctgtaaattattttcaattttttttcatgctttGTTATCATTGTCCCCAGCAGTTCTTCTAACAGtgtaataacattttataCAGCTGGTCAGAGTGGTACAACAAGCTCAACTGGAAGTACCCAGATGCAAGCTTGGGTACAGGGTGCTATTGCTAAGATCAGTAGCACCAATGATGGGGTGTCCAATCCAACCTCAAACCCCATAAGCGGTCCATCTTCCTTCATGCCAATAAGCATCAACACTGGGACTTTTCCTGGAACACCTGCTGTCAGGCTCATTGGGGACTGCCACTTTCTTCATAGATTATGCCAACTTCTGCTcttctgttttttctttcggCGAGCTCAACAACCTCGCCTTTTGGCAAATGCACAGAGAAATAATGATGCAAATGTGCAGAAACCTCAGGTGAGTGCTCCTGGCAAGGTGGAGGAAATCAATTCTGTTCCTGGAAAACCTACATCAGCCATGGTAAAGTTAGATGAAGGACAGGTAGCGAGAGCTGGTCAAACTGTACCTGGTGCAAAAGGAGTTGAAGAAGGTCCTGCTGGCCGGCCAAAAATGGGTTTTGGTAATGCTGGTCAAGGATATACTTTTGAGGAGGTAcaaactgttttttttttttcttcgtGTAATAATGGTGTCtggataaaaatattacttgcaatagcttttttatttttcatcaatcTAATTACATTTTCTCTGATTCTTGAACTCAACTGTTggcttttttaaataagaagtCATAGACATGACCTGAACAACTCTATGTAACTGTCTCGCAGGTGAAGGTCCTTTTTCTCATTCTAATGGACCTCTGTAGGCGTACAGCAGCCCTGTCACACCCACTACCGGTTTCTCAGGTGGGAAGCAGCAACATCCAAGTGCGGCTGCATTACATTGATGGGAATTACACTGTATTGCCTGAAGTTGTAGAAGCATCCCTTGGTCCACATATGCAGGTACCTGTGTCGTTatgtaaatattgttaaattgaTGATTTCAATGAGATAATGAGATTGCCTCTCATGTTTTGTTACCGATGCAAAGTagttttgtataatttttaatcctGCTATCTAATTG contains:
- the LOC102610216 gene encoding mediator of RNA polymerase II transcription subunit 16 isoform X2; this translates as MLAAGSVSMNGGRILQSLRSGSQGCLQWLSSKSTSPLNAKSIFEEKFLSQNSQTSDRWPNFLCVCSVFSSGSVQLNWSQWPPSQNGAASKWFPTAKGLLGAGPSGIMAADVIITDSGAMHVAGVPIVNPSTVVVWEVTPGPGNGFQAAPKTTTSNGVPPSLSPPKWAGFAPLAAYLFSWQEYLLSEAKQGRKLTDQNFSDAITLHCSPVSNFSAYVSPEAAAQSAATTTWGSGVTAVAFDPTRGGSVIAVVIVEGQYMSPYDPDEGPSITGWRVQRWESSVQPVVLHQIFGNPTSSFGGQAPMQTVWVSKVDTSIPTSNFKIHQLAAAGPTCDVWKTTDSGLEKSKIVSFDPFDLPSDIRSLARIVYSAHGGEIAIALLRGGVHIFSGPNFAPVDNYQISVGSAIAAPAFSSTSCCSASVWHDTNKDRTILKIIRVLPPAVPSSQVKANSSTWERAIAERFWWSLLVNVDWWDAVGCTQSAAEDGIVSLNSVIAVLDADFHSLPSIQHRQQYGPSLDRIKCRLLEGTNAQEVRAMVLDMQARLLLDMLGKGIESALINPSALVPDPWQASGETLSGIDPEAMAVEPALVASIQAYVDAVLDLASHFITRLRRYASFCRTLASHAVTAGTGSNRNMVASPTQSSATPAASQAGQSGTTSSTGSTQMQAWVQGAIAKISSTNDGVSNPTSNPISGPSSFMPISINTGTFPGTPAVRLIGDCHFLHRLCQLLLFCFFFRRAQQPRLLANAQRNNDANVQKPQVSAPGKVEEINSVPGKPTSAMVKLDEGQVARAGQTVPGAKGVEEGPAGRPKMGFGNAGQGYTFEEVKVLFLILMDLCRRTAALSHPLPVSQVGSSNIQVRLHYIDGNYTVLPEVVEASLGPHMQNMPRPRGADAAGLLLRELELHPPAEEWHRRNMFGGPWSDLEDVGPVDDTPKLSNWVDSVDVNSSGNHDVYYDSHGLWPRKRRMSERDAAFGLNTSVGLGAYLGIMGSRRDVVTAVWKTGLEGVWYKCIRCLRQTAAFASPGATNPPNQNDREAWWISRWAFGCPMCGGTWVRVV